One window of the Synechococcus sp. CC9311 genome contains the following:
- the ispG gene encoding (E)-4-hydroxy-3-methylbut-2-enyl-diphosphate synthase has protein sequence MTASQRYDTKIHRRVTRTVMVGDVPIGSEHPIAVQSMINEDTLDIDGSVAGILRLADAGCEIVRVTTPSIGHAKAMGKIRSALRAQGCKIPLVADVHHNGTRIALEVAKHVDKVRINPGLFVFDKPDPDRQEFSKEEFDAIGDRIKETFAPLVQVLKEQNKALRIGVNHGSLAERMLFTYGDTPQGMVESAMEFVRICDSLDFHNIVISMKASRAPVMLAAYRLMADTMDREGFNYPLHLGVTEAGDGDYGRIKSTAGIATLLAEGLGDTLRVSLTEAPEKEIPVCFSILQALGIRKTMVEYVACPSCGRTLFNLEEVLHQVRNATCHLTGLDIAVMGCIVNGPGEMADADYGYVGKGPGVIALYRNRDEIRKVPESEGVEALVQLIKDDGRWVEPD, from the coding sequence ATGACCGCCTCGCAGCGTTACGACACAAAGATTCATCGCCGGGTGACGCGCACCGTGATGGTCGGCGATGTGCCCATCGGAAGTGAGCACCCGATTGCGGTGCAATCGATGATCAATGAAGACACACTTGATATCGACGGTTCGGTCGCGGGAATTCTTCGTCTAGCCGATGCCGGATGCGAAATCGTGCGTGTCACGACTCCGTCGATCGGTCATGCCAAAGCGATGGGGAAGATTCGCTCAGCGCTTCGAGCTCAGGGATGCAAAATCCCGCTCGTGGCTGATGTTCATCACAACGGCACGCGCATCGCCCTAGAAGTCGCGAAGCACGTCGACAAAGTTCGCATTAATCCTGGGTTATTTGTTTTCGACAAACCGGATCCCGATCGCCAGGAGTTCAGCAAAGAGGAGTTTGATGCGATTGGAGATCGGATCAAGGAAACCTTTGCCCCACTCGTGCAGGTGCTGAAAGAGCAAAACAAGGCCTTGCGGATTGGAGTGAATCACGGCTCTTTGGCTGAACGAATGCTGTTCACCTATGGAGATACACCTCAAGGAATGGTCGAGTCGGCCATGGAGTTTGTACGCATCTGCGATTCACTCGATTTTCACAACATCGTGATTTCGATGAAGGCATCCCGTGCACCCGTGATGCTGGCGGCGTACCGATTAATGGCCGACACCATGGATCGGGAAGGGTTCAACTACCCACTGCACTTAGGAGTCACTGAAGCAGGTGATGGCGACTACGGGCGCATCAAGAGCACGGCCGGAATCGCAACACTGCTGGCGGAAGGCCTTGGCGACACCCTTCGCGTGTCCTTAACAGAAGCCCCTGAAAAGGAAATTCCTGTGTGCTTCTCGATCCTGCAGGCGTTGGGAATCCGCAAGACGATGGTCGAGTACGTGGCCTGTCCGAGCTGCGGTCGCACTTTGTTTAATCTTGAGGAGGTGCTTCATCAGGTCCGAAACGCCACCTGTCATCTCACCGGACTCGACATTGCGGTGATGGGTTGCATTGTCAATGGTCCTGGCGAGATGGCTGACGCTGACTACGGTTATGTGGGTAAGGGGCCTGGGGTAATCGCCCTGTATCGCAACCGCGATGAGATCCGAAAAGTCCCCGAGTCGGAGGGTGTAGAGGCCCTAGTGCAGTTGATCAAAGACGACGGTCGCTGGGTTGAACCCGACTGA
- a CDS encoding phosphonate ABC transporter ATP-binding protein has product MTSLLELVNVSLSGPRGDRLRSISLSVFEGERIALLGRSGAGKSTLLAIANGSLRPEQGEVRWCGASIRTMPRRKKREIGMLWQDLLLVEELSVGQNVNSGALGRHNLVWGLANLLFNVDQSSCKDCLQRAGLDSELIERGLIDAPIRQLSGGQRQRVALARLLRQQPQLILADEPIANLDPAIASDLLDHLLNRSPDGRLNCGAQAIVISLHQPQLVHRFDRVIGLQDGELVMDQPSDQLTPADLSRLYEAG; this is encoded by the coding sequence TTGACCTCTCTCCTTGAGTTGGTGAATGTCAGCCTGAGTGGACCGAGAGGAGATCGACTGCGCTCGATTTCCCTCTCGGTGTTTGAGGGGGAGCGGATCGCTCTATTGGGACGAAGTGGGGCCGGCAAGAGCACTTTGCTGGCCATCGCCAATGGCAGTCTTCGTCCAGAACAGGGAGAGGTGCGTTGGTGTGGTGCGTCGATTCGCACCATGCCTCGTCGCAAAAAAAGGGAGATTGGAATGCTCTGGCAAGACCTGCTGCTTGTGGAGGAGCTCAGCGTTGGTCAAAACGTCAACAGCGGTGCCTTGGGCCGTCACAACCTGGTCTGGGGATTGGCCAACCTGTTGTTCAACGTGGATCAATCTTCCTGCAAAGATTGCTTGCAGCGAGCAGGTCTGGATTCAGAACTCATCGAGCGTGGATTGATCGATGCTCCGATTCGTCAGTTGTCAGGAGGGCAGAGACAACGCGTGGCTCTGGCCCGCTTGCTCCGTCAGCAACCGCAGCTGATCTTGGCCGATGAACCGATCGCGAACTTGGATCCTGCGATCGCCTCTGACTTATTGGATCACCTGCTGAATCGTTCACCAGACGGGCGGCTGAATTGTGGCGCTCAGGCCATTGTGATCAGCTTGCATCAACCCCAACTCGTTCATCGATTTGATCGTGTGATCGGTTTGCAGGATGGCGAGCTTGTGATGGACCAACCGTCTGACCAACTCACTCCTGCTGACCTTTCCAGGTTGTACGAGGCCGGATGA
- a CDS encoding pyridoxal phosphate-dependent aminotransferase, with protein MPGPPSLSHRALALQPSLTLAISARAKALQQKGVDVCSLSAGEPDFGTPDFIVEASIQALRDGITRYGPAAGDPELRAAIAQKLSLENNIPTKTDQVLVTNGGKQAIYNLFQVLLNPGDEVIIPAPFWLSYPEIVRLAGGNPVTVPSSASDGFGLDLNKIEQSITPLTKVLVLNSPGNPTGRVLCLSELEALAELVRRHPHLMVMSDEIYEYLLEEGESHHSFAAVAPDLRERCFVVNGFAKGWAMTGWRLGYLSGDSTVIKAAAALQSQSTSNVCSFAQRGALAALQGSRDCIRAMAASYNTRRAELCNGLQQMKGITLVPPRGAFYAFPRLPDSITDSLAFCERALEEEGLAIVPGGAFGDDRCVRLSCAVSRETISDGLSRFQNLLTRR; from the coding sequence ATGCCAGGCCCCCCATCTCTCTCGCACCGAGCTTTGGCTCTTCAGCCATCGCTCACACTTGCCATTAGCGCCCGAGCAAAAGCCCTGCAGCAAAAGGGTGTGGATGTGTGCAGCCTGAGTGCGGGGGAGCCGGATTTCGGGACGCCAGACTTCATTGTTGAGGCGTCAATCCAAGCCCTCAGGGACGGCATCACCCGGTATGGCCCCGCTGCTGGCGATCCAGAGCTGAGGGCTGCGATCGCGCAGAAATTGAGTCTTGAAAACAACATCCCCACCAAAACCGATCAGGTCTTGGTCACCAATGGCGGCAAACAGGCGATTTACAACCTGTTCCAAGTGCTTCTGAACCCAGGCGACGAAGTCATCATTCCGGCCCCATTTTGGTTGAGTTACCCAGAAATTGTTCGCTTGGCCGGGGGAAATCCGGTCACGGTGCCGTCGTCAGCAAGCGATGGGTTTGGACTTGATTTGAACAAGATTGAACAATCCATCACACCGTTAACCAAGGTGCTGGTGCTCAATTCACCCGGCAACCCAACAGGTCGTGTGTTGTGTCTTAGTGAACTAGAAGCCCTGGCAGAGCTAGTGCGAAGGCATCCGCACCTGATGGTGATGAGCGATGAGATCTACGAATATCTGTTGGAAGAGGGTGAATCCCACCACAGCTTCGCCGCAGTGGCTCCAGATCTCAGAGAGCGGTGTTTTGTGGTGAACGGTTTTGCCAAAGGCTGGGCCATGACCGGTTGGCGACTCGGATATCTCAGTGGTGACAGCACGGTGATCAAGGCCGCGGCTGCCCTTCAAAGCCAAAGCACCAGCAATGTGTGCAGCTTTGCTCAACGGGGAGCTTTGGCGGCGCTTCAGGGGTCTCGGGATTGCATCCGGGCGATGGCCGCTAGCTACAACACGCGGCGAGCCGAGCTCTGCAATGGGCTGCAACAGATGAAGGGCATCACCCTTGTGCCGCCAAGAGGCGCGTTTTATGCGTTCCCTCGCTTGCCTGACTCCATTACCGATTCGCTGGCCTTTTGTGAGCGTGCTCTTGAGGAGGAAGGATTGGCGATTGTTCCGGGTGGTGCCTTTGGCGATGATCGTTGCGTCAGGCTGTCTTGTGCCGTCTCGCGTGAGACGATTTCCGATGGACTGAGTCGGTTTCAGAATTTGCTGACTCGTCGCTAA
- a CDS encoding VOC family protein → MPTMSAETTSLSWVLAANNPQSLAEFYANALGCSCRKGLSDQHWMVSLPTGETLQIYRPSHQRPWPVRGAALAPCFQRIGTDHPETELAGWIEQLEVLGARRREPARLESFGAECWMEDPEGQPFLTLVLQQGFVGS, encoded by the coding sequence ATGCCGACCATGTCCGCTGAAACGACCTCATTGAGTTGGGTGTTGGCGGCCAATAATCCCCAATCTCTCGCGGAGTTTTATGCGAACGCTCTGGGATGTTCGTGCCGTAAAGGACTATCAGACCAGCACTGGATGGTGTCTCTACCCACGGGAGAAACACTGCAGATTTATCGCCCTTCTCATCAACGGCCTTGGCCCGTGCGAGGTGCAGCCCTGGCCCCTTGTTTTCAGCGGATCGGAACCGACCATCCTGAGACGGAGCTCGCCGGTTGGATCGAGCAACTGGAGGTCTTGGGAGCACGGCGGCGCGAACCCGCTCGTCTTGAATCATTTGGAGCGGAATGCTGGATGGAGGATCCTGAGGGACAGCCCTTTCTCACCTTGGTGCTGCAGCAAGGTTTCGTTGGCTCATAG
- a CDS encoding putative selenate ABC transporter substrate-binding protein, with protein MTKLLTRVRKKGAVVLLAFLCSQGSAVLPANAQATLRIGAIPDQNPERLNRRYGQLATELSDKLKVPVRYVPVSNYPAAVSAFRTGSLDLVWFGGLTGVQARLQTPGAKVLAQRAIDAKFQSVFIANTSAGLKPFSNINGLKGLKGKRFTFGSESSTSGRLMPQHFLAKAGVTPKQFAGGQAGFSGSHDATIALVQSGSYQAGALNELVWDVAVKKGNVDPTKVKVIWKTPPYVDYHWVARPNLDQRFGKGFTTKLQKAILGLTPSTQRQKTILELFGAKRFIPAQESEYQPIEQVGRQLGKIR; from the coding sequence ATGACCAAGCTGTTGACACGGGTCCGAAAAAAAGGGGCCGTTGTTCTTTTGGCTTTTCTTTGTAGCCAGGGCTCAGCGGTCCTTCCAGCGAACGCTCAAGCAACACTCAGGATCGGAGCAATACCCGATCAAAACCCAGAACGGTTAAACCGTCGTTACGGCCAACTTGCCACTGAATTAAGCGACAAACTCAAGGTCCCTGTTCGGTACGTGCCGGTTAGCAATTACCCAGCAGCCGTGAGTGCTTTTAGGACAGGAAGTCTTGATCTTGTCTGGTTTGGAGGGCTCACAGGTGTTCAGGCCCGTCTTCAAACTCCAGGTGCCAAGGTTCTGGCGCAACGAGCTATTGATGCAAAGTTTCAAAGTGTCTTTATTGCCAATACTTCAGCGGGTTTAAAACCCTTCAGCAACATTAATGGTCTGAAAGGATTAAAGGGAAAGCGCTTCACCTTTGGATCAGAAAGTTCAACATCGGGACGACTAATGCCTCAGCATTTTCTGGCCAAAGCGGGCGTGACTCCGAAGCAATTTGCCGGCGGACAAGCAGGCTTCAGCGGAAGCCACGATGCCACGATCGCGTTGGTGCAGAGCGGCTCTTATCAGGCTGGCGCTCTTAATGAATTGGTATGGGATGTGGCCGTTAAAAAGGGGAACGTAGATCCCACAAAGGTGAAGGTGATTTGGAAAACACCCCCTTATGTGGATTACCACTGGGTGGCAAGACCCAATCTCGATCAACGTTTCGGGAAAGGATTCACAACCAAACTCCAGAAGGCCATTTTGGGTTTAACCCCCAGCACCCAGCGGCAGAAAACCATCTTGGAATTGTTTGGAGCCAAACGTTTTATTCCGGCACAGGAATCTGAATATCAACCCATTGAGCAGGTGGGCCGTCAGCTCGGCAAGATCCGTTGA
- a CDS encoding uracil-DNA glycosylase, with translation MRVSLEDLKASCLQCQRCDLAKERKHVVVSRGHPSARLMVIGEAPGADEDAQGRPFVGRSGRLLDACLTEVGLDQADDTYICNLIKCRPPGNRRPTPAELKACRPWLDRQILEVNPEILFILGATATATLLECRTPISRLRGHWTEWKGRCVMPSFHPSYLLRNPSREPGKPHSLFMADLTHVKHALNGAVSGLTPDSSDR, from the coding sequence ATGCGCGTGTCGTTAGAAGACTTAAAGGCATCCTGTCTCCAGTGTCAGCGCTGTGACTTAGCGAAAGAACGAAAGCATGTTGTGGTCAGTCGCGGACATCCTTCAGCACGGCTGATGGTGATTGGAGAAGCGCCAGGGGCTGATGAGGATGCTCAAGGTCGTCCCTTTGTTGGACGTTCCGGACGACTCTTGGATGCATGCCTGACAGAGGTTGGGCTTGATCAAGCCGATGACACTTACATCTGCAACTTGATCAAATGCCGTCCCCCTGGAAATCGACGTCCAACCCCAGCCGAGCTCAAGGCCTGCAGACCCTGGCTTGATCGTCAAATTCTTGAGGTCAATCCTGAGATCCTGTTCATTCTTGGGGCGACGGCCACAGCGACACTGCTCGAATGCCGCACACCGATTAGTCGCTTAAGGGGTCATTGGACGGAGTGGAAAGGGCGTTGTGTGATGCCGAGTTTTCATCCCTCTTACCTCTTGCGCAATCCTTCGCGGGAACCTGGGAAACCACACTCGCTGTTCATGGCTGACCTAACCCACGTCAAGCACGCACTGAACGGGGCTGTGTCAGGGTTAACCCCAGATTCGAGCGATCGTTGA